TCAAAAGCGCCCGGATGAACGCAATATTTTTTTCCGGGCGTTTTCGTATGAAAAATGTAGTATTCTTTTCTGATAAAAATATCCTCGAATAATTCATCAAGTCGAACGTGATAATCTACATTTCCGTTCGTTGTAAATCTGCATGTAAATTCAATATCAAAGCTATCGAAATTACTATCACTCGAACGATTGCCGTCGCTAAACTCATAGCTAGTATAATTATTGATAATTTGAGGACTAGCGCGGCTTACTTCACTTATTTCAAAGTTATGTTTTTCGTTTAACTTGATAATTTTATTCGCTTGCATTAAATATAAATCTGTTTTTTTGTTCAAAGTAAGCCACCTCCGTAAAGTCCTAAATTACCCATCGTACCTATTCTATTGTTTGCATTTTCTGCTAAATTTTTACCATCGACGTTAAAAATAATAGGTCTGTCCCCAGATTGTTGAATTGCCTTGATTAAATCTGCATTGCTAGACTCTTTTGTTTTGTTATCAATGATTGTTTTGACTGTGATAGTTCTGTTTAGATCTACGCTTTTTAGACCAAGCGCTTTTTCAGCTGAAATTTTCGGCAAAGTTATAGCCGGAACGGTCATATTAGAAGCAGCATTTACTACTTTATCAACCATTTTGTTAGTTGATTGCACCGCACCTTTAGCACCAGCTAAGACCCCATTTCCAAGACCGCCAGTAAAGAACTTACCTAACTCAACCGCAACACGTGAAGGCGAATGAATTCTAAGCGCCTTTTTCACCGAATTAGTGATTGTATTAGCGATGCTCTTAGCTGTGTTTTCTAGTTGCTTCTTCTGACTGTTAAGTCCGTTTATAAGTCCTTTCGCCGCGTTAATACCGGCACTATACATCGCATTAGCCGCTGTGTTACCCATTGACTTAGACGCTGAATTGATTTGATTCTGCGTGCTATTAATCGCCTTGATAGTCTTAGCATCAGATTTAGCAAGAGCTTGCGCATACGATGAACCATTTTCTACTCCCGATTCTAAGATGTCGCTTATAATGTCTTTACTAACGCCTTTTTTGCGCAATTTTTCCACATTCGCTTGAAAAGCTTTGATTTCTTTTAAGCGTTTCTGCATTTCTTGTTGAATCGATTTTGGATTATCTGGGTCTACGTTGCTAATAGATCCATAAGACTGCATTTTCTCAGTGATTGAAGCAGCATACTCTTTACTCTGCTTCGTCAAGTCTGCCATTTTTGTATTAGCGGCTTTTAATTGAGCGACTACTTTATCACGTTTCTTAGCTGTCGCTGCTAATTTGTTCGTTTGTTGAGCGATATAACCCTCGATGCTATTCAATGCTTTTGCTTGTTTAAGTTGCCCGGCACTCTTATTCTTAGAATGTAATCCCGCGTCAATCGCTGAGGATATCTTATCTTTCAATGTACTAGACAGTTTTTTGATTTGCGATTCAGTTCCAAGCGCCCCAGCAACAAGATTACTTGCCGCTTTCGTAACTGCTTTTGTTTTGCTCGCAATTCCCAGCGAATAACCAGAACCAAAATCGCCACCTAGTTTTTTAGATTTCTTAGAAGGTGAATGCGAGTCTTGTTTTTTCTGTACAGCTGCTAATGCTTTCGCTGCAATACTAGCAGCAGCTTCTCCTACAGCTCCCGCCCCGCTTCTAATTCCGTTCGCAAAACCTGCCGCGAAATCAGAACCAACTCCACTAGAATCAACCGAAGCTGCCCCGCTTTTCGCAGAACCTCCAACGCTTGTTCCAGCAGAAAACGCCCCATCTTTTCCGCCTAAAATACCGTTATTAAACCCTGAGCTGTTTTTCGAACCTGTCATTTTGAACAAATTCGGGTCAAACGCTCCGCTTTTCGCATTATTCTTGATTTCCTTACCAGCAGACTTATTTGCTTCAGCGGTGCTTTTCACACCTTTTGCTTGAGCATCTCCTGATTTTTTACCATTCTTTTCCATCTCTCCTGGTAATGGGTCAGCACCCATTTTTACGCCATCAAGAAGAAACTTTCCTGCTCCTTGAAAATCGCCTGATTTGATAGCTAAAAGGAATTGGTCTTTTCCGCTCTGACCATTCAAAAACATACTATTCGGAAGCCCTGAAATAGTATTTAAAACGTCGTCATTGATTTTTAATGCTGCTGTTGTGTAGTCTCCGCTTTGAAGTGCGGTTACAAACGCTTGTACTCCTTCGCCTCCGCGTTGACTCATGACAGCAGCTAGCCCGGCTAACGTATTATCAATGGAACCACTTACTTTTACAAAGTCTTGCCAAACGGCACCTAATTGTTCATCACTAATATTTCCCATTTCTGACAAACCTTTTGCAAAAGTTTCTGCGTTTAAAGTCCCGCCGTTCGCGATAATAGCATTCATTTCACTAGCCCATTTTTGTAAGTTTCCAGCTAATGTTTTGTTCTTCTTAGTTTGTTCGTCAATTTGAATTTGATAGTTTGCTTTTTCAGTTTCAGTTGTAGCATCGCTTTTTTTTCTTTTCAAATCAGCTAGTTCTTTTTCGCCTGTTTCAACGGCTTTTTTTCTATCGCCATATAAGCTTTTTTGCACTTCAATGCTTGTAGCGCGTTCTTTTTCGTTTAACGTCTTGCCGTTTGCTAATTTCAACAAGTTACCTTCTACATATAGTTGATTTTGTTTTGCTAACTCTGCTTGAATATCCGCCGTTTGTTGTTGTAAAAATTTCTTTTGTTGTGCCGTTAACTCTGTACCATCAACCCATTTATTATCTTTTAGTAGTTTTGCATAATCTGCTTGAAGAGTTAAAAGGGTACCGTTATTTTTGTCAATCTCTGCTACTAACGTTGCGTTTGCATCTGCTATAACTTTTTTACGTTTTTCTCCTTCAAGACTTTGTGCTTTTTCCATTGCTGCTGTGTATTTGTCTTGCGATTTTTGGGCTGATTCTTGATAATTGCTATATAGCTCCTTAGCAGCATTCAAAAATGATTTTGTTTTTTCGTTTAGTTTGTTCCCGTATTGATCAACGCCACCAGATAGCATAGTATCGATAGCTTGATTTGATTTAGAAACAGTTGCTTCTGTCTGCTTTGCTGTTGATTCAACTAATTTCAAGCTACTAGATATTTTTTTGTTCGACGTTTCCGCTTTTGTTCCAGTCTTTTCTGCTTCTCCTCCCATTTCTTTGAGCGATTCAATTGTCCCAGTTAGGGCATAATTATCTTTATTGAATGCGTCTTTAATTGCAGAACCAGCATCTACAAAAGCATCTTTTGATTGCTCAATGCTTTTCTTAGCACCTTTAAGGTCCCAATGTGCGGCTTGATTGGCTGCTTTTAGAGCATAATATAGACCTTGCAAAGCTTTAATAGCCACTAGAACTATTCTGGCTAGCACTTGAATAATATCAACGACAGTCGCTAGCACAATACCAAAAGCGACCCAAACGCCAACACCAACATATTTTAAGATATCTTTAAAACCGCTCCCTACAGGCTTCAAAGCAGATACAATTTGTTTAAAAACATCTACTATCTTGCCGAAAGAGTTTTTAACTGCATCGAACATTCCAGATAGAAAGCCTTTAATATTTGCTGTATTTTCTTTAAAAGCTGCATACATGCCATATAAAACTGCAATTACAGCGCCAATAACGGCGGCGATAACACCAAAAGCCGCCGTAGCTGAACCTAGAGCGACTTTCAAAGCCAAGAATGAGCCTCTAACTGTATTTATAATACTTCCAAGCAACGAACCGCTAGAAGCTAAACCTTTGATAGCTCCTACCAAACCAGCTATTTTAGAATAAACACTACTAATGATGTTAAATGCGATAAATCCAGCAGCCACTTTCGCTAAAATTGGAGCTAATTCGATTAGTACAGGTATTAATTCTTTTATTTTCTGAATCATATCAGAAAGCTTTTTCTGAAATTCTGGACTAGCTGTTACTGACGCAAACTGTTTAAATGCGTTTTTAGCAACATCTAGCGCTTGAATAATCGGGCCTTTTAAATTTTCTGCAATGTTGGCCAAGCTTTTAACTGCTGCTGTTTTCATGTTTGCAAATGACCCGCTAATAGTATTACCTGCTGTTTTTGCTAGACCCGCCATTTTAGCCGTGTTCCCAGCCATTCCAGTTGTTCCTTCTTCAATACCTTTTGTTAGCATTGCGATAGCTTTTGTTGATTCTAAAGATCCTTCGGAAACATATTTTTTCATTTCTCCAACGCTTTTCCCTGTGGAGTTAGCTAAAATTTGCCATGCAGGAACACCCGCGTCAACTAAGCGATTAATATCATCCGCATAAGCAACGCCAGACGCTTGTAACGCAGAAATTGCATCTGTCATCTGGTCAATTGATTCTGAACCGTTTCCGACCCCATAGGCAGCGTCAGCAATAGCGGTGAAAACAGGTTTTACATTCGCCGCTTTCATACCAGCCGCGACCATTTTTTTAGCACCTAACGCGACAGCATCTAATGCGATTGGTGTACCATCGATAGCAGCAGTTAAGTCTTTCATAACAAGTTGTGCATCTTTTGCAGAACCAGTAAGTACTGTTAAGGATTTAGTTGCTGTATCAATCGTATCAACACGACCGATTGCGCTACCTACCACGTTTTTTGTTGCTGCAATTAATCCAAACGCCGCTGCTAATTTGAGAATACTAAATCGAGCTTGTTCTGCCGGTCTTTCAACTGAATTTTTAAGCGCTTCACGCATCCCAGCGCCTGCACCTTTAGCTGCTGACCTAGCCGCATTAAAACCACTAACTAATCCATTTTTGATTAGTGAACCAGTATTTTTAGCAATGTTTCCGAGCCCTTTTAACGCTGATATTCCAACTTGACCAGCTGTTTTCGCTCCAGATTTAATTGCACTAAAACCAGTTGTTAGTGCTGTTTTTACGGTAGTTCCTGTTGTTTTCGCCGCACTCACTACTGCGCTAAACGCTGTTTTCATTGCGCTACTTATTGCTAACGCCGCTGATTTTGTTGCGTTAGGAATAGCTTTCACAGCGCTAATAGTTCCTTTTACGCTCATATAAGCAGCAACTACCACCGCTTTGTAAGCTACTACGAAACTGTTTTTCACTGTAACAGCTGCTGTTTTTGCTGCTCCAGGTATACTTTTAATTACATTTACAGAAGTTTGAGCAAAAGAAATAGCAGCCATTTTAGCTGCTTGTAAACTACTTACTAATGCTGATTTAATACTACTTCCAGCACTTTTAATTGCGCCGGGGATGGATTTAATGACATTAATTGATGTTTTGACAGCTGACACAATACTGCTTTGCACTGTCTTAGCAATTGAAAAGAAGCCGTTTTTGATATTAACCGCTGTGTTTTTTATGCTCGTTCCTAGATTTTTAACAGCTGTAATAGATGCTTTAGCAGCGTTTACGAATCCGGTTTTGACAGTTGAGGCGAGTTTGGATAATGCAGAACCAACATTTGCAGGCAATTCACGCATAAAGCTTAAACTAGCTTTTAAAGCATTTGATCCAGCATTTCCCATCGATTTAAACGCATTTACAAACGTGTCTTTTAATCGTTTTGATTGACTTGCAATATCAGATACCGCTTCTCTGTATGCTTTATCTAATGCCGCCCCCGCGTTAGTCCCCGCTTTTGCCAAATCTTTTTCGAACGTATCAAGCTGTTTGTCTGCTTTTGTATCGTCTAAACTAATCTCAATTACTACTGATCCATCACTCATGTTCTCACCTCTAATCTTTTAATTTGTAATGATTTTTCAACTTGATTAGTGCATCACGTTCTTTTTCCGTTCCCTTTCCACTTGGCAATTCAGCCTGTCGAATGCTCATGATAGATTTAATAGCTGTGTCGTCTCGCAAGCTCTCAAATAAAGCTCTAAACTTGTACCAGTGGAGCTTTCCCCGTACTTCTATTAAATCGATATTGTAATCTTGTAAAAATGAAGCAAAAATATAGTCACTATCTTGTGTTAGTGAATAATAAGCAGGTTCTTCGCCATCTTCATTGGTTGCGCTCGGCATTGGATTACCGTCTATATCGCACTGAATACCTTCGTCATTATCTTTAACTATATAATTTTCAAAGATATCAAGTAACACGATTGATTTTTCTTCTATATTCGAAAATGGGTTGTCTTCATCATAAGGGTTCCACGG
The sequence above is drawn from the Listeria monocytogenes genome and encodes:
- a CDS encoding Gp15 family bacteriophage protein; the encoded protein is MLSLADGIDDIYVYKNEKYQLDLSFDNVLRVIELTENNQLTNDFRVNLAVDVLFENVMPWNPYDEDNPFSNIEEKSIVLLDIFENYIVKDNDEGIQCDIDGNPMPSATNEDGEEPAYYSLTQDSDYIFASFLQDYNIDLIEVRGKLHWYKFRALFESLRDDTAIKSIMSIRQAELPSGKGTEKERDALIKLKNHYKLKD
- a CDS encoding tape measure protein, whose product is MSDGSVVIEISLDDTKADKQLDTFEKDLAKAGTNAGAALDKAYREAVSDIASQSKRLKDTFVNAFKSMGNAGSNALKASLSFMRELPANVGSALSKLASTVKTGFVNAAKASITAVKNLGTSIKNTAVNIKNGFFSIAKTVQSSIVSAVKTSINVIKSIPGAIKSAGSSIKSALVSSLQAAKMAAISFAQTSVNVIKSIPGAAKTAAVTVKNSFVVAYKAVVVAAYMSVKGTISAVKAIPNATKSAALAISSAMKTAFSAVVSAAKTTGTTVKTALTTGFSAIKSGAKTAGQVGISALKGLGNIAKNTGSLIKNGLVSGFNAARSAAKGAGAGMREALKNSVERPAEQARFSILKLAAAFGLIAATKNVVGSAIGRVDTIDTATKSLTVLTGSAKDAQLVMKDLTAAIDGTPIALDAVALGAKKMVAAGMKAANVKPVFTAIADAAYGVGNGSESIDQMTDAISALQASGVAYADDINRLVDAGVPAWQILANSTGKSVGEMKKYVSEGSLESTKAIAMLTKGIEEGTTGMAGNTAKMAGLAKTAGNTISGSFANMKTAAVKSLANIAENLKGPIIQALDVAKNAFKQFASVTASPEFQKKLSDMIQKIKELIPVLIELAPILAKVAAGFIAFNIISSVYSKIAGLVGAIKGLASSGSLLGSIINTVRGSFLALKVALGSATAAFGVIAAVIGAVIAVLYGMYAAFKENTANIKGFLSGMFDAVKNSFGKIVDVFKQIVSALKPVGSGFKDILKYVGVGVWVAFGIVLATVVDIIQVLARIVLVAIKALQGLYYALKAANQAAHWDLKGAKKSIEQSKDAFVDAGSAIKDAFNKDNYALTGTIESLKEMGGEAEKTGTKAETSNKKISSSLKLVESTAKQTEATVSKSNQAIDTMLSGGVDQYGNKLNEKTKSFLNAAKELYSNYQESAQKSQDKYTAAMEKAQSLEGEKRKKVIADANATLVAEIDKNNGTLLTLQADYAKLLKDNKWVDGTELTAQQKKFLQQQTADIQAELAKQNQLYVEGNLLKLANGKTLNEKERATSIEVQKSLYGDRKKAVETGEKELADLKRKKSDATTETEKANYQIQIDEQTKKNKTLAGNLQKWASEMNAIIANGGTLNAETFAKGLSEMGNISDEQLGAVWQDFVKVSGSIDNTLAGLAAVMSQRGGEGVQAFVTALQSGDYTTAALKINDDVLNTISGLPNSMFLNGQSGKDQFLLAIKSGDFQGAGKFLLDGVKMGADPLPGEMEKNGKKSGDAQAKGVKSTAEANKSAGKEIKNNAKSGAFDPNLFKMTGSKNSSGFNNGILGGKDGAFSAGTSVGGSAKSGAASVDSSGVGSDFAAGFANGIRSGAGAVGEAAASIAAKALAAVQKKQDSHSPSKKSKKLGGDFGSGYSLGIASKTKAVTKAASNLVAGALGTESQIKKLSSTLKDKISSAIDAGLHSKNKSAGQLKQAKALNSIEGYIAQQTNKLAATAKKRDKVVAQLKAANTKMADLTKQSKEYAASITEKMQSYGSISNVDPDNPKSIQQEMQKRLKEIKAFQANVEKLRKKGVSKDIISDILESGVENGSSYAQALAKSDAKTIKAINSTQNQINSASKSMGNTAANAMYSAGINAAKGLINGLNSQKKQLENTAKSIANTITNSVKKALRIHSPSRVAVELGKFFTGGLGNGVLAGAKGAVQSTNKMVDKVVNAASNMTVPAITLPKISAEKALGLKSVDLNRTITVKTIIDNKTKESSNADLIKAIQQSGDRPIIFNVDGKNLAENANNRIGTMGNLGLYGGGLL